In the Topomyia yanbarensis strain Yona2022 chromosome 3, ASM3024719v1, whole genome shotgun sequence genome, one interval contains:
- the LOC131688235 gene encoding uncharacterized protein LOC131688235, which produces MSTERRIKSLKLRQRSLMTSFNAITRFVDEFDDERDAIQVPVRLESIIKLWEDLNIVQMELESLDEANLDEQLKLRTKLESAYYRSKGMLLAKNKNLVPSVSSSPSTSRGPSSSSQVRLPDVKLPVFSGNLDSWLNFHDLFVSLVHSSVELSNIQKFYYLRSSLSGDALKLIQTIPLSANNYVVAWNLLIEHFQNPARLKQSYVDALFEFPSLKKESASELHSLVEKFEANVKVLQQLGEMVQCWDILLIRMLSIRLDPTTRRDWEEFSTTKDAISFKDLTSFIQRRVTVLQNIQGSTVDVPFSGQAKKSTQRPVASHNAAPSNARKCIVCNNQHPLYQCATFSKMAPEDKEKEVRRNHLCRNCLRKGHQAKDCSSTSTCRKCRGRHHTQLCSSQPPASSGPKATHFTDEKSTTAASTSNQPTASVSATVEPASLASVSQGRKAILLATAVVIVVDDSGTEYTARALLDSGSECCFVTESFSQRIKAQRKKVHLPISGIGQSSAHARHKLLSTIRSRTGRYSTNLEFLVLPKITIDLPSTSVDTSAWEIPPSIQLADPSFCSTNPIDLILGAEIFFDLFKVSGRIPLGDNLPVLVNSVLGWVVSGRSSHGQPIAPIVANVATVNDVHRLMERFWSIEEDNASPCYSVEEAACEEHFRRTVTRNTEGRYIVRLPLKQDVLSSLVDNRRTALRRFHQLEGRLVRNPDLHQQYRVFVEEYHALGHMQRVTDHENPPTPCYHLPHHAVVREDSTTTKLRVVFDASCKTPNGPSLNDALLVGPTVQEDLRSIIMRARTHPVMLIADIKQMYRQVLVDEQDTPLQRIVWRVSPDTSMETFELKTVTYGTASAPYLATRVLQQLADDERDDYPEAAEVLSKDFYVDDLFSGGHNVAETIALRKQLDALLLKGGFELRKWASNEQAVLQDIPAENRAVQGSVDLDRDPCIKTLGLHWEPSTDQLRYKIQLPPSTTDAPLTKRIALSYIARLFDPLGLVGPVVTTAKMFMQTLWTLKDDDGKIWSWDNELPTAIKERWQEYQSQLHRLNDLRIDRCILLANPVSVQLHFFSDASEHAYGSCVYVRSTDASSAVKVCLLTAKSKVAPLKKQSIPRLELCGALLSAELYEKVTSSLQIHTKTFFWVDSTIVLSWLNSSPSTWTTFVANRVSKIQTATQNCSWNHVAGQQNPADHISRGIPAETLLQNDLWWQGSQWLQSDQRDWPIQQPNANQPPEVLMEARKVPAAVTSAAVEPSFVDQFVETFSNFQHMVRVAAYCRRFLQNCRKTSTARAESAHLTVDEQKEAEATIIRLIQQQSFSNEYKALQQAQTVSAKSPIRWFHPFIGADQLIRIGGRLGKANQQYDSKHQILLPASHHFSVLLVRHYHEKNLHAAPQLLLNLLRLRYWITGCRSLAKRTVHKCVICFRARPKLLEQFMAELPAARITAARPFSSTGVDYWGPILLKPPHRRAAPTKAYVAVFVCFATKAVHIELVSDLSTAKFIEALRRFVSRRGLCAEIYSDNGRNFVGAANELRQIVRSKDHQQTIARDCADNGIRWHFNPPRASHFGGLWEAAIASAQKHFVRVLGTHTLAYDSMETLLAQIECCLNSRPLVPLSDESTDWEALTPGHFLTGAALKAVPDTDVTNIPFNRLRQWQQIQKMFQQLWKRWHLEYLSTLQSRSKWCNPPVPIQKNQLVVIKDENSPPMSWPIGRIIELHPGDDGTTRVVTLQTPNGRYTRPVSKICLLPISSAAEKLNSTPTHCKHVNMSILRESSTSSTIVDTHLFQPAAPES; this is translated from the coding sequence ATGTCCACCGAGCGTCGCATCAAGAGTCTCAAGCTGAGACAACGGAGcttgatgacgtcattcaacgCCATTACGAGATTCGTCGATGAGTTCGACGATGAAAGGGATGCCATCCAAGTACCAGTACGGTTAGAGAGCATCATCAAGCTCTGGGAGGACCTCAACATAGTTCAGATGGAGCTGGAGTCCCTCGACGAAGCTAACTTGGACGAGCAACTAAAGCTACGGACCAAGCTCGAGTCGGCCTACTACCGGTCCAAGGGAATGTTGCtggcgaaaaataaaaatttagttccgaGCGTCTCTAGTTCTCCTTCAACTAGTCGTGGCCCTTCGTCGTCATCGCAGGTGCGCTTGCCTGACGTAAAACTTCCGGTCTTTAGTGGAAATTTGGATAGCTGGTTAAATTTCCACGATTTATTCGTTTCGCTGGTCCACTCTTCGGTAGAACTTTCAAACATACAGAAGTTTTACTATTTGCGTTCGTCATTGTCGGGTGACGCTTTGAAGCTAATTCAAACCATTCCACTCAGCGCAAACAATTACGTGGTGGCTTGGAATTTGCTGATCGAACATTTTCAAAACCCTGCGCGGTTAAAGCAGTCATATGTCGATGCGTTGTTCGAGTTCCCTTCGCTGAAAAAAGAGTCTGCTTCTGAGTTGCATTCACTGGTGGAGAAATTCGAGGCCAACGTCAAGGTTCTTCAACAGTTGGGGGAGATGGTCCAATGCTGGGACATTCTGCTGATTCGGATGCTGAGTATTCGCCTCGATCCGACGACGAGAAGGGACTGGGAGGAATTTTCAACGACGAAGGATGCCATCTCGTTCAAGGACTTGACCTCATTCATCCAACGTAGGGTCACCGTTCTGCAGAACATCCAGGGCAGTACGGTAGATGTCCCTTTTTCCGGCCAAGCGAAAAAGTCTACTCAACGACCAGTCGCAAGTCATAATGCCGCACCGTCCAACGCAAGGAAGTGCATCGTCTGCAACAATCAACATCCACTCTACCAGTGTGCgacgttttccaagatggctcCGGAGGATAAGGAGAAGGAAGTTCGTCGCAATCATCTCTGTCGGAATTGTTTGCGTAAGGGTCATCAAGCGAAGGACTGTTCGTCAACGAGTACCTGCCGGAAATGTCGGGGCAGACATCATACTCAGCTTTGTTCCAGCCAACCACCAGCCAGCTCAGGTCCGAAGGCAACCCACTTTACAGATGAGAAGTCTACGACAGCTGCATCTACTAGCAATCAACCTACTGCATCTGTGTCAGCCACCGTCGAGCCTGCCAGCCTCGCTTCCGTTAGTCAAGGACGGAAGGCGATTCTACTAGCTACTGCTGTAGTCATCGTTGTCGACGACAGTGGAACCGAGTACACAGCACGTGCGCTACTAGATTCCGGTAGCGAATGCTGTTTCGTTACCGAATCATTCTCCCAGCGAATCAAAGCGCAAAGGAAGAAGGTCCATCTTCCGATCTCTGGTATTGGTCAATCGTCGGCGCATGCCCGGCACAAATTACTCTCCACGATTCGCTCTCGCACAGGAAGATATTCGACCAATTTGGAATTCTTAGTTCTTCCCAAAATTACTATCGATCTACCGTCGACTTCCGTTGATACTTCGGCCTGGGAGATTCCGCCGAGTATACAGCTAGCTGATCCGTCATTCTGCAGTACGAACCCAATCGATCTCATCTTGGGAGCAGAAATTTTCTTCGACCTGTTCAAGGTTTCTGGTCGAATTCCGCTTGGCGACAACCTTCCAGTACTCGTAAACTCCGTTCTTGGCTGGGTAGTGTCGGGAAGGTCTTCTCATGGTCAACCGATTGCTCCAATCGTCGCAAATGTCGCCACCGTCAACGACGTGCACCGTCTAATGGAAAGGTTTTGGTCCATCGAGGAAGACAACGCCTCTCCGTGCTATTCCGTCGAAGAAGCCGCATGCGAGGAACACTTCCGTCGCACGGTAACCCGCAACACTGAAGGACGATACATAGTTCGACTGCCACTGAAGCAGGATGTGTTGTCTAGCCTCGTCGACAACCGTCGCACCGCTCTACGACGTTTTCACCAGCTAGAAGGTCGTCTAGTCCGTAATCCCGACCTACATCAACAATACCGAGTCTTCGTCGAGGAATACCACGCGCTAGGGCACATGCAGCGCGTAACGGATCACGAGAATCCTCCCACTCCATGCTACCATCTTCCGCATCATGCTGTAGTGCGCGAAGATAGCACGACGACCAAACTGAGGGTAGTTTTTGACGCGTCGTGTAAAACCCCCAATGGACCATCGCTGAACGACGCGCTTCTAGTTGGACCAACCGTGCAAGAAGACCTGCGATCAATTATCATGCGAGCCCGAACACACCCAGTCATGCTGATCGCCGACATCAAGCAGATGTACCGCCAAGTCCTGGTAGATGAGCAGGACACTCCACTGCAGCGAATTGTCTGGCGAGTTTCCCCCGACACTTCGATGGAAACCTTTGAACTAAAGACCGTAACATACGGCACAGCCAGCGCACCATACCTTGCAACGAGAGTTCTCCAGCAACTAGCCGACGACGAACGCGACgactaccctgaagcagctgAAGTTCTAAGTAAGGATTTCTACGTCGACGATCTGTTTTCCGGTGGACACAACGTAGCAGAAACAATCGCTTTACGCAAGCAGCTCGACGCATTGTTGCTCAAGGGTGGATTCGAACTCCGCAAATGGGCGTCCAACGAACAAGCAGTACTACAGGATATCCCAGCAGAAAATCGTGCTGTACAAGGGTCAGTCGACTTAGACCGAGATCCGTGCATAAAAACGCTTGGACTGCACTGGGAACCGTCCACCGACCAGCTCCGCTACAAAATTCAGCTTCCTCCGTCAACAACAGATGCACCGCTTACAAAACGCATTGCGCTGTCATATATCGCACGTTTGTTTGATCCGCTTGGACTTGTCGGACCCGTCGTAACTACCGCCAAAATGTTCATGCAGACTCTCTGGACCTTGAAGGACGACGACGGCAAGATTTGGAGCTGGGACAACGAACTACCGACCGCCATCAAAGAACGCTGGCAAGAGTACCAATCGCAACTCCATCGGCTGAACGATTTGCGCATCGACCGTTGCATTCTTCTCGCCAATCCCGTATCAGTCCAGCTACATTTCTTCTCCGACGCTTCGGAACACGCATACGGCTCGTGTGTCTACGTTCGCTCGACAGATGCCTCTAGTGCAGTCAAAGTTTGTCTGCTGACTGCGAAATCGAAGGTCGCACCCCTGAAAAAACAAAGCATTCCCCGACTCGAGCTCTGCGGTGCCCTTCTGTCTGCTGAACTCTACGAGAAGGTGACATCATCGCTCCAAATACACACTAAAACGTTCTTTTGGGTCGATTCTACCATCGTGCTGAGTTGGTTAAATTCTTCTCCGTCGACCTGGACAACGTTCGTGGCCAATCGAGTCTCCAAGATTCAGACCGCCACGCAAAACTGCTCTTGGAACCACGTAGCAGGCCAGCAAAACCCAGCAGACCACATTTCCAGAGGAATACCCGCAGAAACCCTTCTACAAAACGATCTTTGGTGGCAAGGATCTCAATGGCTCCAGAGCGACCAACGCGACTGGCCAATTCAACAACCGAACGCTAATCAGCCTCCCGAAGTCCTCATGGAAGCACGAAAAGTACCAGCAGCAGTAACTTCCGCCGCCGTTGAACCCTCATTCGTCGACCAGTTCGTTGAAACATTCTCCAACTTCCAGCATATGGTCCGAGTAGCCGCTTACTGTCGACGATTTCTTCAGAACTGTCGGAAAACTTCTACAGCACGAGCGGAATCAGCACATCTCACAGTCGACGAGCAGAAGGAAGCAGAAGCGACGATCATCAGACTCATCCAACAGCAAAGCTTCAGCAACGAGTACAAGGCCCTCCAACAAGCACAAACTGTATCCGCAAAATCTCCCATCCGTTGGTTTCATCCCTTTATCGGCGCAGATCAGCTGATTCGCATTGGCGGTAGATTGGGGAAGGCCAATCAGCAGTACGACAGCAAACATCAAATTCTTCTTCCGGCTTCTCATCACTTCTCCGTCCTACTCGTTCGCCACTATCACGAGAAGAATTTACACGCAGCACCCCAACTTCTGCTTAACCTTCTTCGCTTACGATACTGGATAACAGGGTGCAGAAGTTTGGCTAAACGAACAGTTCACAAGTGTGTGATTTGCTTTCGAGCGCGTCCCAAACTGCTTGAGCAATTCATGGCTGAACTACCCGCAGCGCGAATCACCGCAGCTCGACCATTCTCATCGACCGGCGTCGACTACTGGGGACCAATTCTTTTAAAACCACCCCATCGACGAGCTGCACCCACCAAAGCCTACGTTGCAGTTTTTGTATGCTTTGCAACGAAAGCTGTGCATATTGAACTGGTGAGTGACCTAAGCACAGCGAAATTCATCGAAGCACTTCGCAGATTCGTCTCCCGACGCGGATTGTGCGCCGAAATCTACAGCGACAACGGCCGCAATTTCGTAGGAGCAGCCAACGAACTTCGTCAAATAGTGCGAAGCAAGGATCACCAGCAAACAATCGCCCGCGACTGCGCCGACAATGGAATTCGTTGGCATTTCAACCCCCCACGAGCATCACATTTTGGTGGCCTATGGGAGGCCGCAATAGCATCCGCTCAAAAGCATTTCGTTCGAGTACTTGGAACGCACACGCTTGCCTACGACTCGATGGAAACACTGCTAGCACAAATCGAGTGCTGCCTCAATTCCCGCCCGCTTGTGCCACTGTCCGACGAATCTACCGACTGGGAAGCACTCACGCCAGGTCATTTTCTCACTGGAGCTGCGTTGAAGGCTGTCCCGGACACAGATGTCACCAACATTCCTTTCAACAGGCTTCGACAGTGGCaacaaattcaaaaaatgttCCAACAGCTGTGGAAACGATGGCACTTGGAATATCTGTCAACGCTACAATCCCGTTCGAAATGGTGTAATCCACCTGTGCCAATCCAAAAGAACCAGTTGGTAGTCATCAAAGACGAAAATTCCCCACCGATGAGCTGGCCGATTGGAAGAATCATCGAGCTTCACCCCGGCGACGACGGAACAACGCGTGTCGTCACTCTTCAGACACCGAACGGCCGATACACTCGACCGGTAtcaaaaatttgtttgctgCCAATTTCATCAGcagcagaaaaattaaattcaacaccTACCCATTGTAAACATGTAAACATGTCAATTCTTCGCGAATCATCAACTTCCAGCACCATCGTCGATACTCACCTGTTCCAGCCAGCAGCACCTGAAAGCTAA